A genomic region of Pseudomonas sp. RSB 5.4 contains the following coding sequences:
- a CDS encoding EamA family transporter, producing the protein MGSGFFSSWTFWALLSATFAALTAIFAKIGIENVNSDFATLLRTIVVLVSLALILYATGQYQSLGSISAKSYLFLLLSGLGTGASWLCYFRALKVGPASLVAPVDKLSVVLVAVLGVILLGEKLDLRQWGGIGLITAGVVLLALRR; encoded by the coding sequence ATGGGCTCAGGCTTCTTTTCTTCCTGGACATTCTGGGCCCTGCTCTCGGCGACTTTCGCCGCGCTGACGGCGATCTTCGCCAAGATCGGCATCGAAAACGTCAATTCCGACTTCGCCACCCTGCTGCGCACCATCGTGGTCCTGGTCAGTCTGGCCTTGATTTTGTACGCGACGGGCCAATATCAGTCATTGGGATCGATTTCCGCCAAGAGCTATCTGTTCCTGCTGTTGTCCGGCCTGGGTACCGGCGCGTCGTGGCTGTGCTACTTCCGCGCGCTGAAAGTCGGCCCGGCCTCGCTGGTTGCGCCAGTGGACAAACTCAGCGTGGTACTGGTGGCGGTGCTCGGCGTGATCCTGCTGGGCGAGAAACTTGACCTGCGCCAATGGGGCGGCATCGGCCTGATCACCGCCGGTGTGGTGCTGCTGGCGTTGCGTCGATAA
- a CDS encoding cation:proton antiporter has protein sequence MHAISFIQDLAVIMLVAGVVTVLFHRFKQPVVLGYIVAGFIIGPHTPPFGLIHDEETIKTLAELGVIFLMFCLGLEFSLRKLFKVGATAFIAAFLEIVLMIWIGYEIGRWFDWNTMDSLFLGAILAISSTTIIVKALNDLKMKNERFAQLIFGVLIVEDILGIGIIALLSSIAVSGTVSSGEVFSTVGKLSLFMIVALVVGILLVPRLLAYVAKFESNEMLLITVLGLCFGFCLLVVKLEYSMVLGAFLIGAIMAESRQLLKIERLIEPVRDLFSAIFFVAIGLMLDPMILLQYAWPIAVITVAVVLGKMLSCGLGAFIAGNDGRTSLRVGMGLSQIGEFSFIIAALGMTLQVTSNFLYPVAVAVSVITTLLTPYLIRAADPLSIKLSAAVPKRLGRVFGMYGEWLRSIQPQGEGAMLAAMIRRILLQVGVNLALVIAIFFSGAFFAGRLSVWMQDWIGDPSWQKALIWGGALLLSLPFLIAAYRKLKALSMLLAEMGVKPEMAGRHTQRVRRVISEVIPILSLLVIFLLLAALSASILPTNKLLVLVAVVAAAVAALLWRWFIRVHTRMQVALLETLDNHKESSGH, from the coding sequence ATGCATGCCATCAGCTTTATTCAGGACCTGGCAGTGATCATGTTGGTCGCAGGTGTGGTCACCGTGCTGTTTCACCGCTTCAAGCAGCCGGTGGTGCTCGGCTACATCGTCGCCGGTTTCATCATCGGGCCGCACACGCCGCCGTTTGGCCTGATCCACGACGAAGAAACCATCAAGACCCTCGCCGAGCTGGGGGTGATTTTCCTGATGTTCTGCCTCGGGCTGGAATTCAGCCTGCGCAAGTTGTTCAAGGTTGGCGCCACGGCGTTTATCGCGGCGTTCCTCGAAATCGTCCTGATGATCTGGATCGGTTACGAGATCGGCCGCTGGTTCGACTGGAACACCATGGACTCGCTGTTCCTCGGCGCGATCCTTGCCATCTCCTCAACCACCATCATCGTCAAGGCGCTTAACGACCTGAAGATGAAGAACGAGCGCTTTGCGCAGCTGATCTTCGGCGTACTGATCGTCGAGGACATCCTCGGTATCGGCATCATCGCCTTGCTGTCGAGTATCGCGGTCAGCGGCACGGTCAGCTCCGGCGAAGTGTTCTCCACGGTCGGCAAGCTGTCGCTGTTCATGATCGTTGCGCTGGTGGTGGGCATTCTGCTGGTGCCGCGTCTGTTGGCTTATGTCGCCAAATTCGAAAGCAACGAGATGCTGCTGATCACCGTGCTCGGCTTGTGTTTCGGCTTCTGCCTGCTGGTGGTCAAGCTCGAATACAGCATGGTGCTCGGCGCCTTCCTGATCGGCGCGATCATGGCCGAGTCGCGGCAACTGCTGAAGATCGAACGGCTGATCGAGCCTGTTCGCGACCTGTTCAGTGCAATCTTCTTCGTCGCCATCGGCCTGATGCTCGATCCTATGATCCTGCTGCAATACGCGTGGCCGATTGCAGTAATTACCGTGGCGGTGGTGCTCGGCAAGATGTTGTCCTGCGGCCTCGGGGCGTTTATCGCCGGCAATGACGGACGAACCTCACTGCGCGTGGGGATGGGGCTGTCACAGATTGGCGAATTTTCCTTCATCATCGCCGCGCTCGGGATGACGCTGCAGGTCACCAGCAACTTTCTGTATCCCGTCGCGGTGGCGGTGTCGGTGATCACCACGCTACTGACGCCGTACCTGATTCGCGCGGCCGACCCGTTGTCGATCAAGCTCTCGGCGGCGGTGCCCAAGCGGTTGGGCCGGGTGTTCGGCATGTATGGCGAATGGCTGCGCAGCATTCAGCCGCAAGGCGAGGGCGCGATGCTGGCGGCGATGATCCGGCGGATCCTGTTGCAGGTCGGGGTCAATCTGGCGCTGGTGATCGCGATCTTCTTCAGCGGCGCGTTCTTTGCCGGACGGCTGTCGGTGTGGATGCAGGACTGGATCGGTGATCCGAGCTGGCAGAAGGCGTTGATCTGGGGCGGTGCGCTGCTGCTGTCACTGCCATTCCTGATCGCGGCGTATCGCAAGCTCAAGGCGTTGTCGATGCTGCTGGCAGAAATGGGCGTGAAGCCGGAGATGGCCGGGCGTCACACGCAGCGAGTGCGTCGGGTGATCTCCGAAGTGATCCCGATCCTCTCGCTGCTGGTGATCTTCCTGCTGTTGGCAGCCTTGTCGGCCAGTATCTTGCCGACCAACAAGTTGCTGGTGCTGGTCGCCGTGGTCGCGGCCGCCGTGGCGGCGCTGCTCTGGCGCTGGTTCATCCGCGTACACACGCGGATGCAGGTGGCCCTGCTGGAAACCCTCGACAACCACAAGGAGTCGTCGGGGCACTGA
- a CDS encoding LysR family transcriptional regulator: protein MRKSLMRMTLRQLQIFNEVCDLRSYSRAADEMSLTQPAVSLQIRQLEELIGQPLFDYVGKKLYMTEAAEALQRASRDIFGRLENLDMQLSDMQGSLQGQLKLAVESSAKYFVPHLFAAFKRQHPEVNLQLTVVNRGQVIRRLSDNRDDLVIMSMVPQDMGLEFLPFLNNPIVAVARPDHPLAHMGPLRLQDLEPYTLLIREPGSGTRLACEEYFKEKRVHFTQTQEVASAEAQRECVVAGLGLALLTRHALNLELATGGLVELPVEELPLFRSWCLVQAKAKRLSPVAHAFLAFIRSERVQISALVERFDGKLPVLPASS, encoded by the coding sequence ATGCGTAAGTCCTTGATGCGTATGACATTACGCCAATTGCAGATCTTCAACGAAGTGTGTGATTTACGTTCCTACAGCCGCGCCGCCGATGAAATGTCTCTCACACAACCGGCCGTCAGCCTACAGATTCGTCAGCTTGAAGAGCTGATCGGCCAGCCATTATTCGATTATGTCGGCAAAAAACTCTACATGACCGAGGCTGCCGAGGCCCTGCAGCGTGCCAGCCGGGACATCTTCGGGCGCCTGGAAAACCTCGATATGCAGCTCTCGGACATGCAGGGCTCGCTGCAGGGCCAGCTGAAACTGGCAGTGGAATCCAGCGCCAAATACTTCGTGCCGCACTTGTTCGCCGCCTTCAAGCGCCAGCACCCGGAAGTGAACCTGCAACTGACCGTGGTCAACCGCGGCCAGGTGATTCGTCGTCTTTCGGACAACCGTGACGACCTGGTGATCATGTCGATGGTGCCGCAGGATATGGGCCTGGAATTTCTGCCGTTCCTGAACAATCCGATTGTCGCTGTGGCGCGCCCGGATCATCCGCTGGCGCACATGGGGCCGCTGCGTTTGCAGGATCTCGAGCCTTACACGTTGCTGATCCGTGAACCCGGATCCGGGACGCGACTGGCCTGCGAGGAATACTTCAAAGAGAAACGCGTGCACTTCACCCAGACTCAGGAAGTGGCCTCGGCCGAAGCCCAGCGCGAATGCGTGGTGGCGGGTCTGGGCCTGGCGCTGTTGACGCGCCACGCCCTGAACCTGGAGCTGGCAACCGGCGGCCTGGTCGAGCTGCCGGTCGAAGAGTTGCCGCTGTTTCGCAGCTGGTGCCTGGTGCAAGCCAAGGCCAAACGGCTGTCACCGGTGGCGCACGCCTTCCTGGCGTTTATCCGCAGCGAACGCGTGCAGATCAGCGCGCTGGTTGAGCGCTTCGACGGGAAGCTGCCGGTGCTGCCTGCCAGTAGTTGA
- a CDS encoding SMI1/KNR4 family protein codes for MEEIIEQLREANEPVPVPLELPDEDQLVEIEEELFINIPFVFKEFLLTVSDVVYGSLEPVTVTDPQSHTYLPDVAANAWDIGVPRDLIPICQDGDNYYCVEEDGTVVLWSGEEELITEESWESVWHWARDVWLES; via the coding sequence GTGGAAGAAATCATCGAACAACTGCGCGAAGCCAACGAACCCGTACCGGTTCCACTGGAGTTACCCGACGAAGACCAATTGGTGGAGATCGAAGAAGAACTCTTCATCAACATCCCGTTCGTCTTCAAAGAGTTTCTGCTGACTGTCAGCGACGTGGTGTACGGCAGCCTGGAGCCGGTGACCGTCACCGACCCGCAATCGCACACCTATCTGCCGGACGTGGCGGCCAACGCCTGGGACATCGGCGTACCGCGCGACCTGATCCCGATCTGCCAGGACGGCGACAACTACTACTGCGTCGAAGAAGACGGCACCGTAGTGCTGTGGTCCGGCGAAGAAGAGCTGATCACCGAAGAATCCTGGGAATCGGTGTGGCACTGGGCGCGGGACGTCTGGCTGGAGAGCTGA
- a CDS encoding acyl-CoA thioesterase, producing MEPGNAQLSMTVLMTPDMANFSGNVHGGTLLKYLDEVAYACASRYAGRYVVTLSVDQVIFREPIHVGELVTFLASVNYTGNTSMEVGIKVVTENIRERSVRHTNSCFFTMVAVDDQRKPAAVPPLQPQNSEDKRRYMQAQQRRQIRQELEKRYQEIKGDA from the coding sequence ATGGAACCCGGAAACGCCCAACTGTCGATGACGGTATTGATGACCCCCGACATGGCCAACTTCTCTGGCAATGTCCACGGCGGTACCCTGCTCAAATACCTCGACGAAGTGGCCTACGCCTGCGCGAGCCGCTATGCCGGCCGCTACGTGGTAACGCTGTCGGTGGATCAGGTGATTTTCCGCGAGCCGATCCATGTCGGCGAACTGGTGACCTTCCTTGCGTCGGTCAACTACACCGGCAACACCTCGATGGAGGTCGGCATCAAAGTGGTGACCGAGAACATCCGCGAGCGTTCGGTACGCCACACCAATAGCTGCTTCTTCACCATGGTCGCGGTGGATGACCAGCGCAAACCTGCCGCCGTACCGCCACTGCAACCGCAGAACAGCGAAGACAAGCGTCGCTACATGCAGGCCCAGCAGCGCCGGCAGATTCGTCAGGAGCTGGAGAAGCGCTATCAGGAGATCAAGGGCGACGCCTGA
- the hexR gene encoding transcriptional regulator HexR — MNLLQHIAQSRHLLRKSELKVADHVLLDPAAVMHSSMADLAHSVGISEPTIVRFCRAIGCSGFQDLKLKLAQSLAAGASFGQFAIHEDDSVADYSLKIFDTTLHTLMEVREKLDPVELQRAVTLMSQAQRVEFYGFGASGAVAADAQHKFFRLLLTAAAYSDPHMQAMSAVTLKPTDVAICISQSGRSKDLLITANLVRESGASLITLCPSQTPLAELSTVNLAIDVHEDTEIYTPLTSRIAHLVVIDVLAMGVAMARGPSLVNHLKSVKRSLRSLRLSPKAAKALDD; from the coding sequence TTGAATCTGCTGCAACACATCGCCCAGTCACGTCACCTGTTACGCAAGTCGGAGCTCAAGGTCGCCGACCACGTGCTGCTTGACCCTGCGGCCGTGATGCACAGTTCCATGGCCGACCTGGCTCACAGCGTCGGCATCAGCGAGCCGACCATCGTGCGTTTCTGCCGGGCCATCGGCTGCTCCGGGTTTCAGGATCTCAAGCTCAAACTGGCGCAAAGCCTGGCCGCCGGTGCCAGTTTCGGTCAGTTCGCGATCCATGAAGACGACTCGGTCGCCGACTACAGTCTGAAAATTTTCGACACCACGTTGCACACCCTGATGGAGGTTCGCGAGAAGCTCGATCCGGTGGAATTGCAGCGCGCGGTGACGCTGATGTCTCAGGCGCAGCGTGTCGAGTTCTACGGCTTTGGTGCGTCGGGCGCGGTGGCGGCGGATGCACAGCACAAGTTCTTCCGTTTGCTGCTGACGGCGGCGGCGTATTCCGACCCGCACATGCAGGCGATGTCGGCGGTGACCTTGAAGCCGACCGATGTGGCGATCTGCATTTCCCAGTCCGGGCGCTCCAAGGATCTGCTGATCACCGCCAACCTGGTTCGCGAGAGCGGCGCATCGTTGATCACCCTGTGCCCGAGCCAGACACCGCTGGCCGAGCTGTCGACCGTCAACCTGGCGATCGATGTGCACGAAGACACCGAAATTTATACGCCGCTGACCTCGCGCATCGCCCATCTGGTGGTGATCGACGTGCTGGCGATGGGCGTCGCCATGGCGCGCGGGCCGAGCCTGGTCAATCACCTGAAGAGCGTGAAGCGCAGTCTGCGCAGCTTGCGGCTGTCCCCGAAAGCTGCAAAAGCGCTGGATGACTGA
- the uvrD gene encoding DNA helicase II yields the protein MRDDLSLLLNSLNDAQRQAVAAPVGRQLVLAGAGSGKTRVLVHRIAWLIQVENASPHSILSVTFTNKAAAEMRHRIEQLLGINPAGMWVGTFHGLAHRLLRAHWQEAGLSQTFQILDSDDQQRLVKRVIRELGLDEQRWPARQAQWFINGQKDEGLRPQHIQASGDLYLATMRGIYEAYEAACQRAGVIDFSELLLRALDLWRDHPGLLAHYQKRFRHILVDEFQDTNAVQYAWLRLLGKGGDSLMVVGDDDQSIYGWRGAKIENIHQYSSDFPDSVTIRLEQNYRSTAGILKAANALIANNTGRLGKELWTDGGDGEAINLYAAFNEHDEARYVVETIESALKTGLARSDIAILYRSNAQSRVLEEALLRERIPYRIYGGQRFFERAEIKNAMAYLRLLEGRGNDAALERVINVPARGIGEKTVEAIRDHARHSDVSMWEAMRQLVANKGLTGRAAGALGAFIELIENLAAKCMEMPLHLMTQTVIEQSGLIAYHEAEKGEKGQARVENLEELVSAARNFENTEEDEELTPLAAFLGHASLEAGDTQADEHEDSIQLMTLHSAKGLEFPYVFLVGMEEGLFPHKMSLEEPGRLEEERRLAYVGITRAMQNLVMTYAETRRLYGSETYNKVSRFVREVPKGLIQEVRLSNSVSRPFGGNQSMSGSNLFSGSEIPETGFSLGQAVRHSIFGDGVILNFEGAGAQARVQVNFSEGSKWLMLGYAKLEAI from the coding sequence ATGCGCGATGATCTCTCCCTTCTGCTGAACTCCCTCAACGATGCCCAACGCCAGGCCGTAGCAGCCCCCGTTGGCCGTCAGTTGGTCCTGGCCGGTGCCGGCTCCGGTAAAACCCGAGTGCTGGTGCACCGTATCGCCTGGTTGATCCAGGTCGAAAACGCCTCGCCCCACTCCATTCTGTCGGTGACCTTCACCAACAAGGCCGCTGCCGAGATGCGTCATCGCATCGAGCAGTTGCTGGGTATCAACCCGGCCGGCATGTGGGTCGGCACCTTCCACGGCCTGGCGCACCGCTTGCTGCGGGCGCACTGGCAGGAAGCGGGCTTGAGCCAGACTTTCCAGATTCTCGACAGCGACGACCAGCAGCGACTGGTCAAGCGGGTGATCCGCGAGCTGGGGCTGGACGAACAGCGCTGGCCGGCCCGTCAGGCTCAGTGGTTCATCAACGGGCAGAAAGACGAAGGTCTGCGTCCGCAACACATTCAGGCCAGCGGCGACTTGTACCTGGCGACCATGCGCGGCATCTATGAGGCCTACGAGGCTGCCTGCCAGCGCGCCGGCGTGATCGACTTCTCCGAGCTGCTGCTGCGCGCCCTCGACCTGTGGCGCGACCATCCGGGTCTGCTGGCGCACTATCAGAAGCGCTTCCGCCATATCCTCGTCGACGAATTCCAGGACACCAACGCCGTGCAGTACGCCTGGTTGCGTCTGCTCGGCAAGGGCGGCGACAGCCTGATGGTGGTCGGCGACGACGACCAGTCGATCTACGGCTGGCGCGGAGCGAAAATCGAGAACATCCATCAGTACTCCTCAGACTTTCCGGATTCGGTGACCATTCGTCTGGAGCAGAACTACCGCTCCACCGCCGGCATCCTCAAGGCCGCCAACGCCTTGATCGCGAACAACACCGGGCGTCTCGGCAAAGAGCTGTGGACCGACGGCGGCGACGGCGAAGCGATCAACCTGTACGCCGCGTTCAACGAACACGACGAAGCGCGCTACGTTGTCGAAACCATCGAAAGCGCGCTGAAAACCGGCCTGGCCCGCAGCGACATCGCGATTCTCTACCGCTCAAACGCCCAATCGCGCGTTTTGGAAGAAGCCTTGCTGCGCGAGCGCATTCCGTACCGCATCTATGGCGGCCAGCGCTTCTTCGAACGCGCGGAAATCAAGAACGCCATGGCCTACCTGCGCCTGCTCGAAGGCCGTGGCAACGACGCCGCACTGGAGCGGGTGATCAACGTCCCGGCCCGTGGAATTGGCGAGAAAACCGTCGAAGCGATCCGCGACCATGCACGCCACAGCGATGTGTCGATGTGGGAAGCGATGCGCCAACTGGTCGCCAACAAAGGCCTGACCGGTCGTGCTGCCGGCGCCCTGGGTGCGTTTATCGAGCTGATCGAGAACCTTGCCGCCAAGTGCATGGAGATGCCGCTGCATCTGATGACCCAGACCGTCATCGAGCAATCGGGGCTGATCGCCTATCACGAAGCGGAAAAAGGCGAGAAAGGCCAGGCCCGGGTAGAAAACCTTGAGGAGCTGGTCAGCGCCGCGCGCAACTTCGAGAACACCGAAGAAGACGAAGAGCTGACGCCGCTGGCGGCGTTCCTCGGCCACGCTTCGCTGGAAGCCGGCGACACTCAGGCCGACGAACACGAAGACAGCATTCAATTGATGACCCTGCACAGCGCCAAGGGCCTGGAATTCCCTTACGTGTTCCTGGTGGGCATGGAAGAAGGTCTGTTCCCGCACAAGATGAGCCTGGAAGAACCGGGTCGCCTTGAAGAAGAACGTCGTCTGGCCTACGTCGGCATCACCCGCGCCATGCAGAACCTGGTGATGACCTATGCTGAAACCCGACGCCTGTACGGCAGCGAAACCTACAACAAGGTCTCGCGTTTCGTCCGTGAAGTGCCGAAGGGTCTGATTCAGGAAGTACGCCTGTCGAACAGCGTCAGCCGACCGTTCGGCGGCAACCAGTCGATGAGCGGCAGCAACCTGTTCAGCGGCAGCGAGATTCCGGAAACCGGCTTCAGCCTGGGTCAGGCGGTGCGTCACTCGATCTTCGGCGACGGCGTGATCCTCAACTTCGAAGGCGCCGGCGCGCAGGCGCGGGTGCAGGTGAACTTCAGCGAAGGCAGCAAGTGGCTGATGCTGGGGTACGCCAAGCTGGAAGCCATTTAA
- a CDS encoding Tim44 domain-containing protein, with protein MKRFLSIAMALCIGLTMSLDANAKRFGGGKSAGAAPTHQTSQMAPSSPGMGGAAATAGAAGAAGAAAKAGGASKWLGPLAGIAAGGLLASMFMGGGFQGMQIFDILIMAVIAFVIFRFIAARRRKQQEHLAPAGAPMQREVFEQKPAAMGSIFGGSAAPVAARPVINAPAWFNEQNFLAAARSHFQALQQHWDANEMDKIAEFVTPQMLDFLKRERADLGDGFQSTYIENLQVQLDGVDDRADKTIATLTFSGVSKTSRFDQGEVFSESWNMERPQGENQPWLVAGIRQNG; from the coding sequence ATGAAACGTTTTCTTAGCATCGCCATGGCGTTGTGCATCGGCCTGACGATGAGCCTCGACGCCAACGCCAAGCGCTTTGGTGGTGGCAAAAGCGCCGGCGCTGCGCCGACGCACCAGACCAGCCAGATGGCTCCTTCTTCCCCAGGCATGGGCGGCGCAGCAGCGACCGCTGGTGCTGCCGGCGCTGCCGGTGCCGCGGCCAAGGCTGGCGGCGCTTCGAAATGGCTCGGCCCTCTGGCCGGTATCGCCGCCGGTGGCCTGCTCGCTTCCATGTTCATGGGCGGCGGCTTCCAGGGCATGCAGATCTTCGACATCCTGATCATGGCCGTGATCGCGTTCGTGATCTTCCGCTTCATCGCCGCTCGTCGACGCAAGCAGCAGGAGCACCTAGCTCCGGCCGGCGCGCCGATGCAGCGTGAAGTATTCGAGCAGAAGCCTGCTGCCATGGGTTCGATCTTCGGTGGTTCGGCCGCGCCGGTTGCCGCTCGTCCGGTGATCAACGCACCGGCCTGGTTCAACGAGCAGAACTTCCTTGCCGCCGCGCGCAGCCACTTCCAGGCGCTGCAGCAGCACTGGGACGCCAACGAAATGGACAAGATCGCCGAGTTCGTGACCCCGCAGATGCTCGACTTCCTCAAGCGTGAGCGTGCGGATCTGGGCGACGGCTTCCAGTCGACTTACATCGAAAACCTGCAGGTTCAGCTGGACGGCGTGGACGATCGCGCCGACAAGACCATCGCCACCCTGACCTTCAGCGGTGTGTCGAAGACCTCGCGTTTCGACCAGGGCGAAGTGTTCAGCGAAAGCTGGAACATGGAACGTCCACAGGGCGAAAACCAGCCTTGGCTGGTGGCCGGTATCCGCCAGAACGGCTGA
- a CDS encoding EAL domain-containing protein, which produces MTLSSELSGPSVEPRVIRKHYATEMAVERTRLLYQGSLLPTLFMLINGLVCAGLLWSPQRYFVVSIWLVWLLSLVALRVIQVAAFDSAIPDRQAQPIWFRMFLLGSTMTGLTLAGAGIALVPADNFMQQAWVFGLIGAATLSASVAYAVSLPAFLSFTLPCLLPAIGYLFWGGDELARGWGWLGLILLGSLSVVAWQVNRLIDRGLLRRFQNQHLIEHLQRAQSRSEQLNQELGKEIEQRRCAEGQLREAQVELEDRVALRSRELDVASQALIKSEARLALALKASELGLWDWNLQTDEVHHTQIQELFGLAPEYVTALLRDLKPRLHPEDVPSLKQALIEHLKGRTEDYQIEYRVRHGDGHWVWIEDRGRAVERSDSGRVIRMVGTRRDISASKSLEEQQRLAATVFEAASEGIVILDPNYALIAINQAFSRVTGYDIDDMLGRNVVELPCSRDARRHYVSIRHALEQHGSWQGELVETRKNGELYPQWLQLNAVRDSRGNVSHIVGFFADLSARRESEERMRFLTHYDELTGLANRSLFRERLHEAHQRVRQGGRRSLALLHINLDRFKLLNDSLGHEVADQLLQKMARRLVNALPEADTIARLSGDEFAVLFDAYGNLSSLARVATRLSSKLRLPLTIEGHELVVSASMGISMLPDNAREISALVSQSNMAMQHAKHLGGNNFQFYTDSLQASTLERLQLENQLRKAIEDKQLKVFYQPKLCLQTGRMNAAEALVRWDHPSMGRVPPGDFIGLAEETGLIGPIGEFVLRQACWQACEWQRQGLEPIRVSVNLSVHQLRQGKLVSLVRQVLEETGLAPHYLELELTESQLLDSVEHIIATFQQLRDLGVKLAIDDFGTGYSSLSYLKRIPVDYVKIDQAFIRGLGQGSEDAAITRAIIAMAHGLSLKVVAEGVERQEQLEFLRAERCDEVQGYLISRPVEADRLAGLLREQGNSF; this is translated from the coding sequence ATGACCCTCAGCTCCGAACTGTCGGGCCCCTCTGTGGAACCCCGGGTTATCCGCAAACACTACGCCACCGAGATGGCGGTCGAACGCACGCGTCTGCTTTATCAGGGCTCATTGCTGCCCACACTCTTCATGTTGATCAATGGTCTGGTCTGCGCCGGTTTGCTCTGGAGCCCGCAGCGCTATTTCGTGGTCAGCATCTGGCTGGTCTGGCTGCTGTCGCTGGTGGCGCTGCGGGTGATTCAGGTCGCGGCCTTCGATTCGGCAATCCCCGATCGTCAGGCTCAGCCGATCTGGTTCCGCATGTTCCTGCTCGGTTCGACCATGACCGGCCTGACGCTCGCCGGGGCCGGTATTGCGTTGGTGCCTGCCGACAACTTCATGCAGCAGGCCTGGGTCTTCGGCCTGATCGGTGCTGCGACATTGTCGGCCAGTGTTGCCTACGCGGTCAGTCTGCCGGCGTTTCTTTCCTTCACCTTGCCGTGCCTGCTGCCGGCGATCGGTTACCTGTTCTGGGGCGGCGATGAACTGGCGCGCGGTTGGGGCTGGCTCGGGCTGATCCTGCTGGGCTCGCTCAGCGTGGTGGCGTGGCAGGTCAATCGGCTGATTGATCGCGGCCTGCTGCGGCGCTTTCAGAACCAACACCTCATCGAACACTTGCAGCGGGCACAGAGCCGCAGCGAACAGCTCAATCAGGAACTGGGCAAAGAGATCGAACAGCGGCGCTGCGCCGAGGGCCAGTTGCGCGAGGCTCAGGTCGAACTGGAAGATCGCGTGGCCCTGCGCAGCCGTGAACTGGATGTGGCCAGCCAGGCACTCATCAAAAGCGAAGCCCGTCTGGCCTTGGCGTTAAAGGCCAGTGAGCTGGGGTTGTGGGACTGGAACCTGCAAACCGACGAAGTCCATCACACGCAGATCCAGGAACTGTTCGGCCTCGCGCCGGAGTACGTCACGGCGCTCCTGCGCGACCTCAAGCCCCGTCTGCACCCCGAGGACGTGCCGTCGCTCAAGCAGGCGCTGATCGAACACCTGAAAGGGCGCACCGAGGACTATCAGATCGAATACCGCGTACGCCACGGCGACGGCCATTGGGTGTGGATCGAGGACCGCGGTCGCGCCGTGGAGCGCAGTGACAGTGGGCGGGTGATCCGCATGGTCGGTACCCGGCGCGACATCAGCGCGAGCAAAAGTCTTGAAGAACAACAGCGACTGGCGGCCACGGTGTTCGAAGCGGCCAGCGAAGGCATCGTCATTCTCGATCCGAACTACGCGCTGATCGCGATCAATCAGGCGTTCAGTCGTGTCACCGGTTATGACATCGACGACATGCTCGGGCGCAATGTCGTCGAGCTGCCGTGCAGTCGTGACGCGCGACGGCACTACGTCTCGATCCGCCACGCACTGGAGCAGCACGGCAGCTGGCAGGGCGAACTGGTGGAAACCCGCAAGAACGGCGAGCTGTATCCGCAGTGGCTGCAACTCAACGCGGTGCGCGACAGTCGGGGAAATGTGAGCCATATCGTCGGCTTCTTCGCCGATCTTTCGGCGCGGCGCGAATCCGAGGAGCGCATGCGCTTCCTGACGCATTACGATGAACTGACCGGGCTGGCCAATCGCTCGCTGTTCCGCGAACGCCTGCACGAAGCCCATCAGCGCGTGCGTCAGGGCGGGCGCCGCAGTCTGGCGCTGCTGCACATCAATCTGGATCGCTTCAAGCTGCTCAACGACAGCCTCGGTCACGAGGTGGCGGATCAGCTATTGCAGAAAATGGCTCGACGGCTGGTCAATGCGTTGCCGGAGGCCGACACCATCGCGCGGCTGTCCGGTGATGAATTTGCCGTGCTGTTCGATGCCTACGGCAACCTGTCGAGCCTGGCGCGGGTCGCCACGCGTCTGTCGAGCAAGCTGCGTCTGCCGTTGACGATCGAAGGGCATGAGCTGGTGGTCAGTGCCTCGATGGGCATCAGCATGCTGCCGGACAACGCCCGGGAGATTTCCGCGCTGGTCAGTCAATCGAACATGGCGATGCAACACGCCAAGCATCTGGGCGGCAACAATTTCCAGTTCTACACCGACAGCCTGCAGGCCAGCACCCTTGAGCGTCTGCAACTGGAGAACCAGTTGCGCAAAGCCATCGAAGACAAGCAGCTCAAGGTGTTCTACCAGCCGAAGCTGTGTCTGCAAACCGGGCGTATGAATGCGGCGGAAGCGCTGGTGCGCTGGGATCACCCGAGCATGGGCCGGGTGCCGCCGGGGGACTTCATCGGTCTGGCCGAGGAAACCGGGCTGATCGGCCCGATCGGCGAATTCGTGCTGCGCCAGGCTTGCTGGCAGGCGTGCGAATGGCAGCGTCAGGGGCTGGAGCCGATTCGGGTATCGGTGAACCTGTCGGTGCATCAACTGCGTCAGGGCAAGCTGGTCAGTCTGGTGCGCCAGGTGCTGGAAGAAACCGGGCTGGCGCCGCACTACCTCGAACTGGAACTCACCGAGAGCCAGTTGCTCGACAGCGTCGAACACATCATCGCGACCTTCCAGCAGTTGCGCGATCTGGGGGTGAAACTGGCAATCGACGATTTCGGCACCGGCTATTCGTCGCTGAGTTATCTCAAGCGGATTCCGGTGGATTACGTGAAGATCGATCAGGCATTCATTCGCGGACTGGGGCAGGGCAGCGAGGATGCGGCGATCACTCGGGCGATCATCGCCATGGCCCATGGGCTGTCGTTGAAAGTGGTCGCCGAAGGTGTCGAGCGGCAGGAGCAGCTGGAGTTTTTACGTGCTGAACGCTGCGACGAGGTGCAGGGGTATCTGATCAGTCGTCCAGTGGAGGCCGACCGTCTGGCCGGCCTTTTGCGCGAACAGGGAAATTCGTTTTAA